In one window of Photorhabdus laumondii subsp. laumondii DNA:
- a CDS encoding DUF4056 domain-containing protein, translated as MKLRLWITALTLVAGCQGTFSSIAPVQPDLNSETTAEATRAWPVLAPIPSPEGLRACCAFGYNLKTELLTIPVPFYHISNVLDADNLGAHNYNNSFFGTVASLTGLSNEKVGMIYTRRGGFIDISHVRDTADNAVFLFSQIWPRLGEEWQIELSSELALRRIQFYQFTPPASIEQRYTLTAYLAAKLAFELAAWHEIAQWYGYQSVPGFSEKVSAFSPEDLYSNLLGARLSLSLILAGQVPSMKQYRLSMQAILPPALRELEALSPDETRKMFEQVDGIWWDSKRRVPDKRLILQRDFHTHSDRTPNMVPTEQQVPLRLTLPQQYTGYRLSELAELQLWPSRQMKDLPVPESYWIALDFPQLAEKAKEQQENH; from the coding sequence TTGAAATTGCGTTTATGGATTACTGCTTTAACGTTAGTCGCAGGATGCCAAGGAACTTTTTCTTCAATCGCACCAGTACAACCTGACTTAAATAGTGAAACAACCGCCGAAGCCACCCGTGCATGGCCGGTTCTTGCTCCGATTCCCTCTCCCGAAGGATTAAGAGCTTGCTGTGCTTTTGGCTACAATTTAAAAACTGAATTACTGACCATTCCAGTACCTTTTTACCACATAAGTAATGTGCTGGATGCCGATAATCTTGGGGCACATAATTATAACAACAGTTTTTTTGGTACCGTTGCTTCATTAACAGGGCTCAGTAATGAAAAAGTGGGGATGATATATACCCGCCGAGGCGGATTCATTGATATTTCCCATGTACGGGATACCGCTGATAATGCGGTTTTTCTGTTCAGTCAAATCTGGCCTCGTCTTGGAGAAGAGTGGCAAATAGAACTCAGCAGCGAATTAGCATTACGCCGTATCCAATTCTATCAATTCACACCACCAGCATCGATAGAACAACGTTATACCTTAACTGCTTATCTAGCCGCAAAATTGGCTTTTGAACTTGCTGCATGGCATGAAATCGCCCAATGGTACGGTTATCAGTCTGTACCGGGATTTTCTGAAAAAGTATCTGCGTTCTCTCCTGAAGATCTCTACTCCAATCTATTAGGCGCTCGTCTTTCCCTCTCTTTGATACTGGCTGGGCAAGTACCGTCAATGAAACAGTACCGTCTATCAATGCAAGCTATTCTGCCTCCTGCACTACGTGAACTAGAAGCCTTATCCCCTGATGAAACACGGAAAATGTTTGAACAGGTTGATGGTATCTGGTGGGACAGCAAACGTCGCGTGCCTGATAAACGTTTAATCCTTCAACGTGATTTCCATACTCACAGCGATCGTACCCCTAATATGGTGCCTACAGAACAGCAAGTTCCACTCAGACTTACCCTGCCACAACAATATACTGGCTACAGATTATCTGAATTGGCCGAATTACAATTGTGGCCTAGCCGCCAAATGAAAGATCTTCCTGTACCAGAAAGTTATTGGATTGCTCTTGATTTTCCACAATTGGCAGAAAAAGCAAAAGAACAACAAGAGAATCATTGA
- a CDS encoding BamA/TamA family outer membrane protein, translating into MNIRCTLYGLALVSLFISDFSYGEARLSRGKIDGWLEKLGGSNTYDSSKAIDWGILPGPFYTPELGAGLGVAVIGLYRPDNNDHTSQISSLSLNGFASSTGAFGFTFDNYNFFADDQWRFFLSGTLNNVPTYYWGTGYQAGKTDDRKEKYHSQELHLQPRVLYRVADSTYLGAGWNFSSLHAKDPDNGAKKLFAAENDGRSILSSGVSAYFSYDTRDFLPNAHQGHVLDITYTHFSPALGSDRRFNTVDMQYSTYYQLDEKSVLAFDSYGRFTDGQVPWNMLSMLGNSHRMRGYYEGRYRDKNVISTQLEYRHKLDWRHGFVLWAGAGTLSHYAKDIGSENWLPTVGAGYRFEFKPKMNVRLDFGIGKKSNGFYFQVGEAF; encoded by the coding sequence ATGAATATCCGCTGTACTTTATATGGGCTGGCTTTAGTCAGCCTTTTTATTTCTGATTTCTCATATGGCGAAGCACGACTCAGCAGGGGAAAAATCGATGGCTGGCTAGAAAAATTAGGTGGCAGTAATACCTATGACAGCAGTAAAGCGATTGACTGGGGCATTTTACCCGGCCCTTTCTACACTCCAGAGTTAGGTGCTGGTCTCGGTGTTGCTGTCATTGGTCTCTATCGGCCAGATAATAATGATCATACCAGCCAAATCTCTTCTCTTTCCCTGAATGGATTTGCCTCTTCAACAGGTGCCTTTGGCTTCACATTTGATAACTACAATTTCTTTGCTGATGATCAATGGCGTTTTTTTCTTTCCGGTACATTGAACAACGTTCCCACCTACTACTGGGGTACAGGATATCAAGCAGGTAAGACAGATGATCGCAAAGAAAAATATCACTCACAGGAACTGCACTTGCAACCCAGAGTTCTCTATCGAGTTGCTGATTCTACCTATTTAGGCGCTGGCTGGAATTTTTCATCATTACATGCCAAAGACCCTGATAACGGTGCTAAAAAACTTTTTGCAGCAGAAAACGATGGCCGGTCCATATTGAGTTCAGGCGTCAGTGCCTATTTCAGCTATGACACTCGGGATTTTCTGCCTAACGCTCATCAAGGACACGTTCTTGATATTACCTATACCCATTTTTCCCCGGCATTAGGCAGTGACCGCCGGTTTAATACCGTTGATATGCAATACAGCACCTATTATCAATTAGATGAAAAATCTGTACTGGCATTCGATAGTTATGGTCGTTTCACTGACGGCCAAGTGCCCTGGAATATGCTGTCAATGCTAGGTAATAGTCATCGGATGCGCGGATATTATGAAGGCAGATACCGGGACAAAAATGTTATCAGCACCCAATTGGAATATCGGCACAAATTGGACTGGCGACATGGCTTTGTTCTATGGGCTGGGGCGGGCACTCTAAGCCATTATGCAAAAGATATTGGCTCAGAAAACTGGTTACCCACCGTTGGCGCAGGCTATCGTTTTGAATTCAAACCTAAAATGAATGTCAGGCTGGATTTTGGTATCGGTAAAAAAAGCAATGGATTTTATTTTCAGGTAGGAGAGGCGTTTTGA
- a CDS encoding benzoate/H(+) symporter BenE family transporter, which translates to MRHTISLRDLSFPAITAGFVAVLVGYTSSAAIIFQAAEAAGATTLQIGGWLSMLGLGMGISSLGLSLYYRTPVLTAWSTPGAALLATTLPGTSINEAIGIFIFASALILLCGITGLFARLMNYIPQALSAAMLAGILLRFGLDAFSSFSVNFVLTAGMCLTYLLARRYLSRYAIILTLLSGLIIAALQGGIHFEQQSTVAFVAPEFIAPSFTLSSLLSVGIPFFIVTMASQNAPGVATLKAAGYPVSVSSLISWTALISLILSPFGGFSVCIAAITAAICMSPEIHTDPNRRYMAAAVAGVFYLIAGLFGGSISMLFSALPAALIHIIAGLALLGTISGSLLQTLQNEKQRDAAVITFLITASGVTLLGVGAAFWGLIGGVITMLLLSLPEKNRIVH; encoded by the coding sequence ATGCGCCATACAATTTCTCTGCGTGACCTCTCTTTTCCGGCAATCACCGCCGGATTTGTCGCTGTTTTAGTTGGATATACCAGTTCAGCGGCAATTATCTTTCAGGCTGCGGAAGCTGCGGGCGCCACCACCCTACAGATCGGCGGCTGGCTGAGTATGCTAGGGCTTGGGATGGGTATCAGCTCCCTGGGGCTATCGCTTTATTACCGCACCCCCGTCCTTACCGCATGGTCAACACCGGGCGCGGCGCTACTGGCGACAACGCTACCAGGAACATCAATTAATGAAGCCATTGGTATCTTTATCTTTGCTTCAGCACTGATCTTGCTGTGCGGTATTACTGGCCTGTTTGCTCGATTGATGAACTATATCCCACAGGCACTTTCCGCCGCTATGTTAGCCGGTATTCTATTACGCTTTGGTTTAGATGCCTTTTCCTCATTTTCAGTCAACTTCGTACTGACTGCCGGAATGTGTTTAACTTATCTTCTGGCACGCAGATATTTATCCCGCTATGCCATCATCTTAACACTATTATCGGGGCTGATTATCGCCGCTTTACAGGGAGGTATTCACTTTGAACAACAATCCACAGTCGCATTTGTTGCCCCTGAATTTATTGCGCCCAGTTTCACACTCTCTTCGTTATTGAGTGTCGGTATTCCATTTTTCATCGTCACGATGGCATCCCAAAACGCACCCGGCGTAGCCACACTGAAAGCCGCAGGGTATCCAGTTTCTGTTTCATCACTGATAAGCTGGACTGCGCTCATTTCACTGATCTTGTCACCTTTTGGTGGTTTTTCCGTCTGTATTGCCGCCATTACGGCAGCAATTTGTATGAGCCCAGAAATCCACACTGACCCAAATCGCCGCTATATGGCCGCTGCCGTAGCGGGCGTGTTTTACCTGATAGCAGGGCTGTTCGGTGGTTCAATCAGTATGTTATTCAGCGCGCTACCGGCAGCACTTATTCATATTATTGCCGGATTAGCATTGCTTGGAACAATTTCCGGCAGCCTGCTACAAACGCTACAGAATGAAAAACAACGGGACGCTGCGGTAATAACATTTTTAATCACCGCATCTGGCGTAACATTACTTGGTGTAGGCGCTGCATTCTGGGGATTAATAGGTGGCGTAATAACCATGCTCCTTTTATCTTTGCCTGAGAAAAACAGAATAGTTCATTAG
- a CDS encoding epoxyqueuosine reductase QueH, with amino-acid sequence MENYVRPVLTLPDNAERLLLHSCCAPCSGEVMEALRASGIDYTVFFYNPNIHPKREYLIRKEENIRFAEQHNVPFVDADYDSDNWFERAKGMELEPERGVRCTMCFDMRFERTALYAYENNFSIISSSLGISRWKNMQQINDCGKRAASQYPGIQYWDYNWRKQGGSARMIEISKQERFYQQEYCGCIYSLRDTNKHRKSQGRDIIRIGVKYYGDEDTEGAC; translated from the coding sequence ATGGAAAACTATGTTCGCCCTGTTTTAACGTTACCGGATAATGCGGAACGATTATTATTGCACTCTTGTTGTGCTCCTTGTTCTGGTGAAGTGATGGAAGCGCTACGTGCTTCTGGAATTGATTACACCGTCTTTTTCTATAATCCGAATATTCATCCCAAACGGGAATATTTAATTCGCAAAGAAGAGAACATTCGTTTTGCGGAGCAACACAATGTGCCATTTGTCGATGCGGATTATGACAGCGATAACTGGTTTGAACGTGCTAAAGGCATGGAATTGGAGCCAGAAAGAGGTGTTCGCTGCACCATGTGCTTTGATATGCGTTTTGAGCGTACTGCTTTGTATGCTTATGAAAATAATTTCAGCATTATTTCAAGCTCATTGGGCATTTCCCGCTGGAAAAACATGCAGCAGATAAATGATTGTGGAAAACGAGCGGCAAGTCAGTATCCGGGGATTCAATACTGGGATTACAACTGGCGTAAACAAGGTGGTTCAGCTCGGATGATTGAAATTAGTAAACAGGAAAGATTTTATCAGCAGGAATATTGTGGTTGTATCTATTCATTGCGTGACACGAATAAACACCGTAAATCTCAGGGACGGGATATCATCAGGATTGGTGTTAAATATTATGGTGATGAAGATACTGAAGGGGCTTGTTAA
- a CDS encoding glycosyl hydrolase family 18 protein: MSKYKLNRYLLASSILCFFTSGNVIAANPKISAYYLSGPAAQVDTQEYYASLDNFKKLSRDISKNKSNFNTLVLSFVQPGFVNYEKNSLKCSGLFGYTCTSGQSISIKEAENARADFMALKGVIADLKSHGVSTYIAVGGWNFSCDPKIYDITASKKDACGNEPGAVYDIFPNPLTKIPRFDSTITGKAADKAYRNIVNLAANLGVEGIDVDYEEFWHADINAKSWKLTPDSIKVPLNNSETLITSTLIAKGLGGYVYDASMKIVPGAEKIPRAMPATVDKFAAILKSFYTSINAVKPSLKLSIAGPATGGIPNMSANWGTNARNSDIYGGAWWGGNLYGLIYNTALSYPSLINRLSYIGVMTYDLSEKDCGFIGGGETYIPCDLPGQVKYYYGQYINWLKSGNEVVTFHIKLKGARNYAQASVQPQKLLVLPPITVGFEVGRPATGNLPLTKSALNSILDGTIKYGKTGLIMWDLFKNERYDGSNWKDEWATPNDLLSTACKKIGLTGEHYNCDSSVPTPDPVPAFIKK, from the coding sequence ATGTCTAAATACAAATTAAACCGATATTTATTAGCGAGTTCTATATTATGTTTTTTCACATCAGGAAATGTTATTGCCGCCAACCCTAAAATATCTGCATATTATCTGAGTGGGCCTGCTGCACAGGTGGATACTCAAGAATATTATGCCAGCCTTGATAATTTTAAAAAATTAAGTAGAGATATCTCTAAGAACAAGAGTAACTTTAATACGTTGGTATTGTCTTTCGTCCAGCCTGGTTTTGTTAATTATGAAAAAAATAGCCTGAAATGTTCAGGATTGTTTGGTTATACCTGTACTTCTGGTCAAAGTATTAGCATCAAAGAAGCTGAAAATGCTAGAGCTGATTTTATGGCATTAAAAGGTGTGATTGCTGATTTAAAATCTCATGGTGTGAGCACTTATATTGCAGTAGGTGGATGGAACTTTAGTTGTGATCCAAAAATTTATGATATAACTGCCAGCAAAAAAGATGCTTGTGGTAATGAACCCGGTGCGGTTTATGACATCTTCCCTAATCCCCTGACTAAAATTCCTCGATTTGACAGTACTATTACGGGTAAAGCAGCAGATAAGGCATATAGAAATATTGTCAATTTGGCTGCTAACTTGGGAGTCGAGGGAATTGATGTGGATTATGAAGAATTCTGGCACGCTGATATTAATGCAAAAAGCTGGAAATTAACGCCTGACTCAATCAAGGTTCCCCTTAATAACAGTGAAACTCTTATTACATCAACTTTAATAGCAAAGGGACTCGGCGGTTATGTTTATGATGCGTCAATGAAGATTGTTCCTGGCGCAGAAAAAATTCCCCGTGCAATGCCTGCAACCGTGGATAAATTCGCCGCTATTTTAAAATCTTTTTACACTTCAATTAATGCCGTTAAACCATCACTTAAGCTAAGTATTGCAGGTCCTGCAACGGGAGGTATCCCGAATATGTCCGCTAATTGGGGAACCAATGCGAGGAATAGTGATATTTATGGTGGTGCTTGGTGGGGAGGAAATCTCTATGGTTTAATTTATAATACCGCGCTGAGTTATCCCAGTCTGATCAACCGACTCAGTTATATTGGTGTGATGACCTATGATTTAAGTGAAAAAGATTGTGGATTTATTGGAGGAGGTGAAACATATATTCCTTGTGACCTTCCTGGACAGGTTAAGTATTATTATGGGCAATATATTAATTGGCTTAAATCGGGCAATGAAGTTGTTACCTTTCATATCAAACTGAAAGGGGCACGTAATTACGCTCAGGCATCAGTTCAACCGCAAAAATTATTGGTTTTGCCGCCGATTACCGTTGGATTTGAAGTTGGTAGACCCGCAACCGGTAATTTACCGCTGACGAAGAGCGCTCTTAACAGCATATTAGATGGTACGATCAAATATGGTAAAACGGGTCTGATAATGTGGGATCTATTTAAGAATGAACGTTATGACGGTAGTAACTGGAAAGATGAGTGGGCAACACCTAATGATCTTTTGTCTACAGCTTGCAAAAAAATAGGGCTGACAGGAGAGCATTATAATTGTGATAGTTCTGTCCCGACACCTGATCCTGTTCCGGCTTTTATTAAGAAATAA
- the tcaC gene encoding insecticidal toxin complex protein TcaC — protein sequence MQDSPEVSITTLSLPKGGGAINGMGEALSAAGPDGMATLSLPLPLSTGRGTAPGLSLLYSSSAGNGPFGIGWQCGVMTISRRTQHGIPQYGNDDTFLSPQGEVMNIALNNQGQPDIRQDVKTLQGVTLPISYTVTRYQARQIVDFSRIEYWQPASGQEGRAFWLISSPDGQLHILGKTAQACLANPQNDQQIAQWLLEETVTPTGEHVSYQYRAEDETHCDDNEKTAHPNATAQRYLVQVNYGNIKPQTSLFVLDNTPPTPEEWLFHLVFDHGERDTSLHTVPKWDAGTAQWPVRQDIFSRYEYGFEVRTRRLCQQVLMFHRTALMAGEAGTSDAPELVGRLILDYDRNASVTTLIAARQLSHEPDGSPITLPPLELAWQRFNLEKMPTWQRFDALDNFNSQQRYQLVDLRGEGLPGMLYQDRGAWWYKAPQRQEDGDSNAVTYDKIAPLPTLPSLQDNASLMDINGDGQLDWVITASGIRGYHSQQPDGKWTHFTPINALPVEYFHPSIQFADLTGAGLSDLVLIGPKSVRLYANQRNGWRKGQDVPQSTGITLPVTGTDARKLVAFSDMLGSGQQHLVEIRANRVTCWPNLGHGRFGQPLTLPGFNQPETSFNPERLFLADIDGSGTTDIIYAQSGSLLIYLNQSGNQFDAPLTLALPEGVQFDNTCQLQVADIQGLGIASLILTVPHMAPHHWRCDLSLTKPWLLNVMNNNRGAHHTLHYRSSAQFWLDEKLQLTKAGKSPACYLPFPMHLLWHTEIQDEISGNRLTSAVSYSHGVWDGKEREFRGFGCVKQTDTTTFSHGTAPEQAAPSLSISWFATGIDDVDSQLATEYWQADTQAYSGFETRYTVWDNANQTDQAFTPNETQRNWLTRALKGQLLRTELYGLDGTDSQTVPYTVSESRYQVRSIPVEKETELSAWVTAIENRSYHYERIISDPQLSQSIRLQHDIFGQSLQSVDIAWPRREKPAVNPYPPTLPEALFDSSYDDQQQRLRLVRQKNSWHHLTDGENWRLGLPNAQRRDVYTYDRTKIPTEGISLEVLLKADGLLADEKAAVYLGQQQTFYTAGQSEVTLEKPTLQALVAFQETAMMDDTSLQAYEGVIEEQGLNTTLTQAGYQQVARLFNTGSESPVWVARQGYTDYRDATQFWRPQTQRNSLLTGKTTLTWDTHHCVIIQTQDAAGLTTQARYDYRFLTPVQLTDINDNQHIVTLDALGRVTTSRFWGTEAGQATGYSNQPFTPPDSVDKALALTGVLPVAQCLVYAVDSWMPLLSLSQLSQSPEEAEALWAQLRAAHMVTEDGKVCALGGKRGIGQQNLTIQLISLLASIPRLPPHVLGITTDRYDNDPQQQHQQTVSFSDGFGRLLQSSVRHEPGDAWQRKEDGGLVVDANGALVSAATDTRWAVSGRTEYDDKGQPVRTYQPYFLNNWRYVSDDSARDDLFADTHLYDPLGREYKVITAKKYLREKQYTPWFIVSEDENDTASRTP from the coding sequence ATGCAGGATTCACCAGAAGTATCGATTACAACGCTGTCACTTCCCAAAGGTGGCGGAGCTATCAATGGCATGGGAGAAGCGCTAAGTGCTGCCGGCCCTGATGGAATGGCCACTCTATCTCTGCCGTTGCCCCTTTCGACTGGCAGAGGGACTGCGCCTGGATTATCGCTGCTTTACAGCAGTAGTGCAGGTAACGGGCCTTTCGGTATCGGCTGGCAATGTGGCGTCATGACTATTAGCCGACGCACCCAACATGGCATTCCACAATACGGTAATGACGACACGTTCTTATCTCCACAAGGCGAAGTCATGAATATTGCCCTAAATAACCAAGGGCAACCAGATATCCGTCAAGACGTTAAGACGCTGCAAGGCGTGACCTTGCCAATCTCCTATACCGTGACCCGCTATCAAGCCCGCCAGATCGTGGATTTCAGCAGAATCGAATACTGGCAACCGGCCTCCGGTCAAGAAGGACGCGCTTTCTGGCTGATATCGTCACCGGACGGCCAACTGCACATCTTAGGGAAAACCGCACAGGCTTGTCTGGCAAATCCGCAAAATGATCAACAAATCGCCCAGTGGTTGCTGGAAGAAACCGTGACACCAACCGGTGAACATGTCAGTTATCAATACCGAGCCGAAGATGAAACCCATTGTGACGACAATGAAAAAACCGCTCACCCCAATGCTACCGCACAGCGCTATCTGGTACAGGTGAACTACGGTAACATCAAACCGCAAACCAGCCTGTTCGTACTGGATAACACACCTCCGACACCGGAAGAGTGGCTGTTTCATCTGGTCTTTGACCACGGTGAACGCGATACGTCACTTCATACCGTGCCGAAATGGGATGCAGGTACAGCACAATGGCCTGTACGCCAGGATATCTTCTCTCGCTATGAATACGGTTTTGAAGTACGTACTCGCCGCTTATGCCAACAAGTACTGATGTTTCACCGTACCGCGCTCATGGCCGGAGAAGCCGGTACCAGTGACGCCCCGGAACTGGTTGGACGCTTAATACTGGATTACGATAGAAATGCCAGCGTCACCACATTGATTGCCGCCCGCCAATTGAGTCACGAACCGGATGGCAGCCCAATCACTCTGCCACCATTAGAGTTGGCCTGGCAGCGGTTCAACCTAGAGAAGATGCCAACATGGCAACGTTTTGATGCACTAGATAATTTTAACTCGCAGCAACGTTATCAATTGGTTGATCTGCGAGGAGAAGGGTTGCCGGGTATGCTGTACCAAGATCGCGGTGCTTGGTGGTATAAAGCGCCGCAACGTCAGGAAGACGGGGATAGTAATGCCGTCACTTACGACAAAATCGCCCCACTGCCTACCCTACCCAGTTTGCAGGATAATGCCTCATTGATGGATATCAACGGAGACGGCCAACTGGATTGGGTAATCACCGCCTCCGGTATTCGCGGATACCATAGCCAGCAACCCGATGGAAAATGGACGCACTTTACGCCAATCAATGCCTTGCCAGTAGAATATTTTCACCCAAGCATCCAGTTCGCTGACCTTACCGGGGCAGGCTTATCCGATTTAGTGTTGATCGGGCCGAAAAGCGTGCGTCTGTACGCCAACCAGCGAAACGGCTGGCGTAAAGGACAAGATGTCCCCCAATCCACAGGTATCACTCTGCCGGTTACTGGAACCGACGCCCGCAAACTGGTGGCTTTCAGCGATATGCTCGGTTCCGGTCAACAGCACCTAGTGGAAATCAGGGCTAATCGCGTCACTTGTTGGCCTAATCTGGGACATGGCCGTTTCGGTCAACCACTGACCCTGCCAGGATTTAACCAGCCCGAAACTAGCTTCAATCCCGAACGGCTGTTTTTGGCGGATATCGACGGCTCCGGCACCACTGACATTATCTATGCGCAATCCGGCTCTTTGCTCATTTATCTCAACCAAAGTGGTAATCAATTTGATGCCCCGCTGACGTTAGCTTTGCCAGAAGGTGTACAATTTGACAATACTTGCCAACTCCAAGTCGCTGATATTCAAGGGCTAGGGATAGCCAGTCTGATCCTGACAGTGCCACATATGGCACCACATCACTGGCGTTGCGATTTGTCGCTAACCAAACCTTGGTTGCTAAATGTGATGAACAATAACCGGGGTGCACATCACACTCTACATTATCGTAGCTCCGCGCAATTCTGGTTGGATGAGAAATTACAACTCACCAAAGCAGGCAAATCTCCAGCTTGTTACCTGCCGTTTCCAATGCATCTGCTGTGGCATACCGAAATTCAGGATGAAATCAGCGGTAACCGGCTCACGAGTGCAGTCAGCTACAGCCACGGTGTTTGGGATGGTAAAGAGCGGGAATTCAGAGGATTTGGTTGCGTCAAACAGACAGATACCACAACATTTTCTCACGGCACCGCCCCCGAACAGGCGGCACCGTCATTGAGCATTAGCTGGTTTGCCACCGGGATAGATGACGTAGACAGCCAATTAGCCACAGAATATTGGCAGGCAGATACTCAGGCTTATAGCGGATTTGAAACCCGTTATACCGTCTGGGATAACGCTAACCAGACAGATCAAGCATTCACCCCCAATGAGACACAACGTAACTGGCTGACGCGGGCACTTAAAGGCCAACTGCTACGCACCGAGCTCTACGGTCTGGACGGAACGGACAGTCAAACGGTGCCTTATACCGTCAGTGAATCACGCTATCAGGTACGCTCTATTCCCGTAGAGAAAGAAACCGAATTATCTGCCTGGGTGACTGCCATTGAAAATCGCAGCTACCACTATGAACGTATCATCAGTGATCCACAGCTCAGCCAGAGTATCCGACTGCAACACGATATCTTTGGTCAATCACTGCAAAGTGTCGATATTGCCTGGCCACGCCGCGAAAAACCGGCGGTAAATCCCTACCCACCTACCCTGCCGGAAGCACTATTCGACAGTAGCTATGATGACCAGCAACAACGATTACGTCTGGTGAGGCAAAAAAATAGCTGGCATCACCTGACTGACGGAGAAAACTGGCGATTAGGTTTACCAAATGCACAACGCCGTGATGTTTATACTTATGACCGGACCAAAATTCCAACCGAAGGGATCTCTCTTGAAGTCTTGCTGAAAGCCGATGGCCTACTAGCAGATGAAAAAGCAGCCGTTTATCTGGGGCAACAACAGACGTTTTACACCGCCGGTCAATCGGAAGTCACACTAGAAAAGCCCACGTTACAGGCGCTGGTAGCGTTTCAAGAAACCGCCATGATGGACGATACCTCATTACAGGCGTATGAAGGGGTGATTGAAGAACAGGGGTTGAATACCACACTGACACAGGCCGGTTATCAGCAAGTCGCGCGGTTATTTAATACCGGATCAGAAAGCCCAGTATGGGTGGCACGGCAAGGCTATACCGATTACCGTGATGCCACCCAGTTCTGGCGGCCTCAGACTCAGCGTAACTCGTTACTAACAGGGAAAACCACTCTGACCTGGGATACCCATCATTGCGTAATAATTCAGACTCAGGATGCCGCTGGATTAACGACGCAAGCCCGTTACGATTATCGTTTCCTTACGCCGGTACAACTGACAGATATTAATGATAATCAACATATTGTGACACTGGACGCGCTAGGTCGCGTGACCACCAGCCGGTTCTGGGGTACGGAGGCAGGACAAGCCACAGGCTATTCTAATCAGCCCTTTACACCACCGGATTCCGTAGATAAAGCGCTAGCGTTAACAGGAGTACTCCCCGTTGCCCAATGTTTAGTCTATGCCGTTGATAGCTGGATGCCGTTGTTATCTTTGTCTCAGCTTTCTCAGTCACCAGAAGAGGCAGAAGCGCTATGGGCGCAACTGCGTGCCGCTCATATGGTTACCGAAGATGGGAAAGTGTGCGCGCTAGGCGGGAAACGGGGAATAGGCCAGCAGAACCTCACGATTCAACTCATCTCGCTATTGGCAAGTATTCCCCGTTTACCTCCACATGTACTGGGGATCACCACTGATCGCTACGATAACGATCCGCAACAACAGCACCAACAGACCGTGAGTTTTAGTGACGGTTTTGGCCGGTTACTCCAGAGTTCAGTCCGTCACGAGCCCGGTGATGCCTGGCAACGTAAAGAGGACGGTGGGCTGGTTGTGGATGCAAATGGTGCTCTGGTCAGTGCCGCTACAGACACCCGATGGGCCGTTTCCGGTCGCACAGAATATGACGATAAAGGCCAACCGGTACGTACTTATCAACCCTATTTTCTGAATAACTGGCGCTACGTTAGTGATGACAGCGCACGAGATGACCTGTTTGCCGATACCCACCTTTATGATCCACTGGGACGGGAATACAAGGTCATCACCGCTAAGAAATATTTGCGAGAAAAACAGTACACTCCGTGGTTTATCGTCAGTGAGGATGAAAACGATACCGCATCAAGAACCCCATAG
- a CDS encoding metal-dependent hydrolase, translating into MFIDTHCHFDFPPFRDDEQQSLQRAAQVGVDRIIVPAISSANLQQVSELACSYPAIYAALGLHPLYIDQHQEAHLADLESFLKQKHEKLVAVGEIGLDLYMTEPQFEKQKALLCDQLRLAKQYELPVILHSRKSHDQLAAILRRINLHRTGVVHGFAGSLSQAEAFIGLGYYLGVGGTITYERAQKTRRVMAELPLTSLVLETDAPDMPLFGFQGEPNRPEKIAGVFASLCELRREAPDEIARQLYHNSVELFGLII; encoded by the coding sequence ATGTTTATTGATACTCACTGCCATTTTGATTTCCCTCCGTTTCGTGATGATGAACAGCAGAGCCTGCAACGGGCGGCACAGGTTGGTGTGGATAGAATTATTGTCCCCGCTATTAGTAGTGCAAATTTGCAACAGGTATCTGAATTGGCTTGTTCTTATCCTGCAATTTATGCTGCATTGGGTTTACATCCTCTTTATATCGATCAACATCAGGAAGCGCATCTTGCGGATTTGGAATCGTTTCTGAAACAGAAACACGAAAAGTTGGTGGCGGTTGGGGAGATTGGGCTTGATCTCTATATGACTGAACCCCAATTTGAAAAACAGAAAGCGTTGTTATGCGATCAATTGCGGTTAGCAAAACAGTATGAACTGCCGGTTATCCTTCATTCCCGAAAAAGCCATGATCAACTGGCAGCGATCCTAAGAAGAATCAACCTTCACCGTACCGGTGTAGTACACGGATTTGCGGGTAGCTTATCGCAGGCGGAGGCTTTTATCGGTTTGGGATATTACCTTGGGGTAGGGGGAACCATTACTTATGAAAGAGCGCAGAAAACACGTCGCGTAATGGCTGAACTCCCGTTAACGTCTCTGGTGCTGGAAACCGATGCTCCAGATATGCCGCTTTTCGGTTTTCAGGGAGAACCTAACCGGCCGGAAAAAATTGCTGGAGTTTTTGCTTCGTTATGTGAGCTCCGCCGCGAAGCTCCTGATGAGATTGCTCGCCAACTTTATCATAACAGTGTTGAGTTATTTGGATTAATTATATGA